From a region of the Streptomyces sp. NBC_01454 genome:
- a CDS encoding DNA repair helicase XPB — MNGPLIVQSDKTLLLEVDHELADACRRAIAPFAELERAPEHIHTYRLTPLGLWNARAAGHDAEQVVDALVQFSRYPVPHALLVDIAETMSRYGRLTLTKHPAHGLVLSCTDRPVLEEILRSKKVQPLVGARLDPDTVVVHPSERGQIKQTLLRLGWPAEDLAGYVDGEAHPIELHEDGWALRPYQQQAVEGFWHGGSGVVVLPCGAGKTLVGAGAMAEAKATTLILVTNTVSARQWKHELVKRTSLTEDEIGEYSGTKKEIRPVTIATYQVLTTKRKGVYPHLELFDSRDWGLVIYDEVHLLPAPVFKFTADLQARRRLGLTATLVREDGRESDVFSLIGPKRFDAPWKEIEAQGYIAPADCVEVRVNLTETERLAYATAETEEKYRYCATTASKQYVTEALVRRHQGEQTLVIGQYIDQLDELGEHLDAPVIKGETTNAQREKLFDAFRQGELSVLVVSKVANFSIDLPEATVAIQVSGTFGSRQEEAQRLGRVLRPKADGHEARFYSVVARDTIDQDFAAHRQRFLAEQGYAYRIVDADELLAADEDV, encoded by the coding sequence GTGAACGGACCTCTCATCGTCCAGAGCGACAAAACGCTGCTCCTGGAGGTGGACCACGAACTGGCGGACGCCTGCCGCCGGGCCATCGCCCCCTTCGCCGAGCTGGAGCGGGCGCCCGAGCACATCCACACGTACCGGCTGACGCCGCTGGGACTGTGGAACGCGCGGGCCGCCGGGCACGACGCCGAGCAGGTCGTCGACGCGCTGGTGCAGTTCTCGCGGTATCCGGTGCCGCACGCGCTGCTGGTCGACATCGCGGAGACGATGTCCCGCTACGGGCGGCTCACGCTCACCAAGCACCCTGCCCACGGGCTCGTACTGAGCTGCACGGACCGCCCGGTGCTGGAGGAGATCCTGCGGTCGAAGAAGGTGCAGCCGCTGGTCGGGGCGCGGCTGGACCCCGACACCGTCGTCGTCCACCCCTCCGAGCGCGGGCAGATCAAGCAGACGCTGCTCAGGCTGGGCTGGCCGGCCGAGGACCTGGCCGGCTACGTCGACGGTGAGGCGCACCCGATCGAGCTGCACGAGGACGGCTGGGCGCTGCGGCCCTATCAGCAGCAGGCCGTCGAGGGCTTCTGGCACGGCGGCTCGGGTGTCGTCGTGCTGCCCTGTGGCGCGGGAAAGACGCTGGTGGGGGCCGGTGCCATGGCCGAGGCCAAGGCGACCACGCTGATCCTGGTGACGAACACGGTCTCGGCCCGGCAGTGGAAGCACGAGCTGGTGAAGCGGACCTCGCTGACCGAGGACGAGATCGGCGAGTACAGCGGGACGAAGAAGGAGATCCGGCCGGTCACCATCGCCACCTACCAGGTGCTGACGACCAAGCGGAAGGGCGTCTACCCGCATCTGGAGCTGTTCGACTCCCGGGACTGGGGCCTGGTCATCTACGACGAGGTGCATCTGCTGCCCGCACCGGTCTTCAAGTTCACCGCCGATCTGCAGGCCAGGCGGCGGCTGGGGCTCACCGCGACGCTGGTGCGCGAGGACGGCCGGGAGTCGGACGTCTTCTCCCTGATCGGGCCGAAGCGGTTCGACGCCCCGTGGAAGGAGATCGAGGCGCAGGGGTACATCGCCCCGGCCGACTGCGTCGAGGTGCGGGTCAATCTGACCGAGACGGAGCGGCTGGCGTACGCGACGGCCGAGACCGAGGAGAAGTACCGCTACTGCGCGACGACCGCCAGCAAGCAGTACGTGACCGAGGCGCTGGTCCGCCGGCACCAGGGCGAGCAGACCCTGGTCATCGGGCAGTACATCGACCAGCTGGACGAGCTGGGCGAGCATCTGGACGCCCCGGTGATCAAGGGCGAGACCACCAACGCGCAGCGCGAGAAGCTCTTCGACGCGTTCCGGCAGGGCGAGCTCTCGGTGCTCGTCGTCTCCAAGGTCGCGAACTTCTCCATCGACCTTCCCGAGGCGACGGTCGCGATCCAGGTGTCCGGCACCTTCGGCTCCCGCCAGGAGGAGGCCCAGCGGCTGGGCCGGGTGCTGCGCCCCAAGGCGGACGGGCACGAGGCGCGGTTCTACTCCGTCGTCGCGCGCGACACCATCGACCAGGACTTCGCGGCGCACCGCCAGCGCTTCCTGGCCGAGCAGGGCTATGCGTACCGGATCGTGGACGCGGACGAGCTGCTGGCGGCGGACGAAGACGTCTGA
- a CDS encoding glycosyltransferase 87 family protein — translation MSAADGPGKPRRVWARSIARPRPRRMLLAAALFMVSLAGFWALHQVQQMPMSDIVVYRAEGEAAATGGDLYGFTVSKWALPATYPPFAAVLFIPTTWLSLGVLKILGVLLNTALLALLIHLSCKAAGLRRAAGNAPFLLAATALGLWLEPVFQTFVFGQVNLALACLVLWDLSRPDGARLKGFATGLAAGIKLTPALFAVYLLITGRVKAACTTLAGFLCSVLLGWLALPDASVEYWTRRMFETGRVGKAWIVDNQSLQGLITRVLHDPEPGLLWAVPAVLTAAAGLYAARRVYVRRGLDHWGVLCTAVTALLVSPISWSHHWVWCVPLLLALAAHTRGALWRRALLAAATLVFAARTMWITPHAGPLDLHLPWWQQPFAAPYPVLGLGLLAAVIWWTRRPSGIPALADGGRLPAPRAERQLSGRSPAV, via the coding sequence CTCGCCGGATTCTGGGCGCTGCACCAGGTCCAGCAGATGCCGATGTCCGACATCGTGGTCTACCGCGCCGAGGGGGAGGCGGCCGCGACCGGCGGCGATCTCTACGGCTTCACGGTCAGCAAGTGGGCTCTTCCGGCCACTTATCCGCCGTTCGCCGCGGTGCTGTTCATACCGACGACCTGGCTCTCGCTCGGCGTCCTCAAGATCCTCGGCGTGCTGCTCAACACGGCCCTGCTCGCGCTGCTCATCCACCTCTCCTGCAAGGCCGCCGGCCTGCGCCGGGCCGCCGGCAACGCGCCCTTCCTGCTCGCCGCCACCGCCCTCGGCCTCTGGCTGGAGCCGGTCTTCCAGACCTTCGTCTTCGGCCAGGTCAACCTCGCACTGGCCTGCCTGGTCCTGTGGGACCTCTCCCGGCCCGATGGCGCCCGCCTCAAGGGGTTCGCCACCGGCCTCGCGGCCGGCATCAAACTCACTCCCGCGCTCTTCGCCGTCTACCTCCTGATCACCGGCCGGGTGAAGGCCGCCTGCACCACCCTCGCCGGGTTCCTGTGCTCGGTGCTGCTGGGGTGGCTGGCCCTGCCCGACGCCAGTGTCGAGTACTGGACCCGCCGGATGTTCGAGACCGGCCGGGTCGGCAAGGCCTGGATCGTCGACAACCAGTCCCTCCAGGGCCTGATCACCCGGGTGCTGCACGACCCCGAGCCCGGCCTCCTGTGGGCGGTGCCCGCCGTGCTGACCGCCGCGGCCGGGCTGTACGCGGCCCGCCGGGTGTATGTGCGGCGCGGCCTGGACCACTGGGGCGTGCTGTGCACGGCCGTCACGGCGCTGCTGGTCTCGCCGATCAGCTGGTCCCACCACTGGGTGTGGTGCGTGCCGCTGCTCCTCGCGCTCGCCGCGCACACCCGGGGCGCCTTGTGGCGCAGGGCGCTGCTGGCCGCCGCCACCCTCGTCTTCGCCGCCCGCACCATGTGGATCACCCCGCACGCCGGCCCGCTCGATCTGCATCTGCCCTGGTGGCAGCAGCCGTTCGCGGCCCCGTACCCGGTGCTCGGGCTCGGCCTGCTGGCGGCGGTGATCTGGTGGACGCGCCGCCCGTCCGGCATTCCCGCCCTCGCGGACGGCGGCCGGCTGCCCGCGCCGCGCGCCGAGCGGCAGCTGTCCGGCCGCTCCCCGGCGGTGTGA